In Gemmatimonadaceae bacterium, the following proteins share a genomic window:
- the msrA gene encoding peptide-methionine (S)-S-oxide reductase MsrA — MMRRTFLLAGMLATFAAGSASAGTAAKSDETIIFAGGCFWGIQSVFEHTKGVTSAVSGYSGGWADKPSYEQVSSGRTGHAESVRVTFDPSQVSLDQLLRIFFTVAHDPTELNHQGPDVGTQYRSMVVYMNDNQKREVKAFIDQLTKSHTYSQPIVTEVVAYKNFYPAEAYHQHYAELNPTQPYIAMYDLPKVANLKKEFPQSYRDIK, encoded by the coding sequence ATGATGAGACGCACATTCTTGCTGGCCGGCATGCTCGCCACGTTCGCCGCGGGCTCGGCCAGTGCGGGGACAGCGGCGAAGTCCGACGAAACGATCATCTTCGCCGGTGGATGCTTCTGGGGTATTCAGTCAGTGTTCGAGCACACCAAGGGCGTAACGAGCGCCGTTTCCGGGTACTCCGGCGGTTGGGCGGACAAGCCGTCGTACGAGCAAGTGAGCTCCGGACGAACGGGCCACGCCGAGTCGGTGCGCGTGACGTTCGATCCGTCGCAGGTCTCGCTCGATCAACTGCTACGCATCTTCTTCACGGTCGCGCACGATCCAACGGAGCTCAACCACCAAGGTCCGGACGTCGGCACGCAATATCGCTCGATGGTCGTCTACATGAACGACAATCAGAAGCGTGAGGTGAAGGCGTTCATCGATCAGCTGACGAAGTCGCACACGTACTCACAGCCGATCGTGACCGAAGTCGTGGCGTACAAGAACTTCTATCCGGCGGAGGCGTACCATCAGCACTACGCCGAGCTGAATCCGACGCAGCCGTACATCGCGATGTACGATCTGCCGAAGGTGGCGAATCTCAAGAAAGAGTTTCCGCAGTCGTACCGCGACATCAAGTAG
- a CDS encoding TonB-dependent receptor — translation MRVVVGLLVFVPAIVAAQRSTRSEVGAARGTTRDSAGHRVGGVLVAPLGGGLSARTNEAGAYRLDGLAAGRVLLTARHFGFAPETIAVVVQAGGVVVGDFEMRPAVALLDTEHVAADPMRGKMGSFNRRRARGVGSFITRDQIEKRQAASVSELLRTLPGIGVIQMRAGDPQPVHMQRSRNTTARGDCSVRIYVDGEPYPNGNVDDFDPLTLEGVEVYRSASEIPADFRTSDATCGVIALWTRDPESARRKP, via the coding sequence ATGCGTGTTGTCGTCGGTTTGTTGGTGTTTGTTCCGGCGATCGTCGCCGCCCAGCGGTCGACGCGATCGGAGGTAGGCGCGGCGCGCGGAACGACGCGCGACTCCGCGGGACATCGCGTGGGCGGCGTCCTCGTGGCTCCGCTCGGCGGCGGGTTGAGCGCACGAACCAACGAGGCGGGCGCGTATCGGCTGGATGGTCTCGCGGCCGGCCGTGTGCTGCTCACGGCGCGGCACTTTGGCTTCGCGCCGGAAACGATCGCCGTCGTGGTGCAAGCGGGCGGAGTCGTCGTCGGCGATTTCGAGATGAGGCCCGCGGTCGCGCTGCTCGACACCGAGCACGTCGCCGCGGATCCGATGCGCGGAAAGATGGGATCGTTCAATCGCCGCCGCGCGCGCGGCGTGGGCTCGTTCATCACGCGCGATCAGATCGAGAAGCGTCAGGCCGCCAGTGTGAGCGAGCTGCTTCGGACGTTGCCTGGTATCGGCGTCATCCAGATGCGCGCCGGCGATCCGCAGCCCGTGCACATGCAGCGATCGCGGAACACGACGGCGCGCGGCGACTGCTCGGTGCGGATCTACGTTGACGGCGAGCCGTATCCCAACGGCAACGTCGACGACTTCGACCCGCTGACCCTCGAGGGTGTCGAGGTGTATCGCAGCGCCTCGGAGATCCCCGCCGACTTTCGTACGAGCGACGCGACGTGCGGCGTGATCGCGCTCTGGACGCGCGATCCGGAATCGGCGCGTCGCAAGCCGTAG
- a CDS encoding VTT domain-containing protein, with the protein MTGIITEEATPLIGGLAAHDHRLRLSLVGFWVAGGTWVADIGLYYVGRWRGEWARRRWPHLRSFMVRAFRVVRRHPWRVSLAVRWAYGLRLTLPIACGAARVPIWLYAIGAAVSCTTWAFAFTLIGWGFGRTTLVLLGHVRRYENVLVAAILIGLAVVFWVMKKRHVEEEVVEVLESGDTGQFPLAPSEDDE; encoded by the coding sequence TTGACGGGCATCATCACCGAAGAGGCCACGCCGCTCATCGGAGGCCTGGCGGCGCACGATCATCGCTTGCGGCTGTCGCTCGTCGGGTTCTGGGTCGCGGGTGGAACATGGGTCGCCGACATCGGGTTGTACTATGTGGGACGCTGGCGCGGCGAGTGGGCGCGGCGGCGTTGGCCGCACCTTCGATCGTTCATGGTGCGCGCCTTCCGCGTGGTTCGCCGGCATCCGTGGCGTGTCTCACTGGCGGTGCGCTGGGCGTACGGCCTGCGGCTGACGCTGCCAATCGCGTGCGGCGCGGCTCGAGTGCCGATCTGGCTGTATGCGATCGGTGCCGCAGTCAGCTGTACGACATGGGCGTTCGCGTTCACACTGATTGGCTGGGGCTTCGGACGAACGACGCTGGTCCTGCTCGGTCACGTTCGCCGTTATGAAAATGTGCTCGTGGCGGCAATCCTTATTGGCCTTGCCGTCGTATTCTGGGTGATGAAGAAGCGGCACGTCGAGGAAGAAGTCGTCGAAGTGCTCGAGTCCGGTGATACGGGGCAGTTCCCGTTGGCGCCGTCGGAGGACGACGAATGA
- the dat gene encoding D-amino-acid transaminase — protein sequence MLCYLNGQFVPREGASIPVEDRGFIFGDGVYEVWRVVNGRLFETERHLDRLAFGLRELRIAAPDVASAHVLTDVAERLLSDGDLMHGEATLYLEITRGAAPRTHQFPANAPAPTVFVMVNPFSPPNELRARGATAITTADIRWLRCDIKTIQLLPNVLAKQAAAERGAMEAIMIRDGLVTEGSHANVVGVIDGEIRTHPLNNLILPGITRAVVLEIARALGMAVREGALTRAELSRLDECFLVGTTADVMPIVRIDDVPVANGAPGPIATRLHREFRAYMDAACSAAAIAP from the coding sequence GTGCTCTGTTATCTGAATGGCCAGTTCGTTCCGCGCGAAGGAGCGTCGATCCCGGTGGAGGATCGAGGCTTCATTTTCGGCGACGGCGTCTACGAAGTGTGGCGCGTCGTCAACGGACGGCTGTTCGAGACCGAGCGGCATCTCGATCGACTGGCGTTCGGACTTCGCGAGCTGCGCATCGCCGCCCCCGACGTGGCGAGCGCCCATGTCCTGACCGACGTGGCCGAGCGCCTGCTGAGCGATGGCGATCTGATGCACGGTGAAGCAACCCTGTACCTCGAGATCACGCGCGGCGCTGCTCCCCGCACGCATCAGTTTCCCGCGAACGCGCCGGCGCCGACCGTGTTCGTGATGGTCAATCCCTTCTCGCCGCCAAACGAGCTGCGCGCGCGCGGCGCCACGGCGATCACGACGGCGGACATTCGATGGCTGCGCTGCGACATCAAGACGATCCAGCTGCTGCCGAACGTCCTTGCCAAACAAGCGGCTGCCGAGCGCGGGGCAATGGAGGCGATCATGATTCGCGACGGCCTGGTCACCGAAGGGTCGCACGCGAACGTGGTGGGCGTGATCGACGGCGAGATCCGCACGCATCCGTTGAACAATCTCATCCTTCCTGGAATCACGCGCGCCGTGGTGCTCGAGATCGCGCGCGCGCTCGGCATGGCGGTGCGCGAGGGAGCGCTCACACGCGCAGAACTGTCGCGGCTGGATGAGTGTTTCCTCGTTGGCACCACTGCCGACGTGATGCCGATCGTGCGCATCGACGACGTGCCGGTCGCGAATGGCGCACCGGGTCCCATCGCCACTCGGCTGCATCGGGAATTTCGCGCGTACATGGACGCGGCGTGCAGCGCCGCCGCGATCGCGCCGTGA
- a CDS encoding M20/M25/M40 family metallo-hydrolase, with protein MPRLRPFALILAASVSFSHGERALAQTPVDWNALTNETVRVLSDYIKINTTNPPGNELQAARFLKQILDKEGIEARILDTAELAPSGRANLYARIKGNGSKKAIALVHHMDVVPVTPSFWSVDPFAGLVKDGYIWGRGTIDMKGEGIVQLMTMIAIKRSGLPLSRDIVFIGNADEELGSTGAVVFVKRHPDLLEDVEYLMTEGGGNQVERGKLAYYGVGVAEKRTFWQRVSVRGTPSHASRPTKLNPVPKLVAALDKIARYETPLHATPGVAKYFHDIARTYPEPQRTWLSDVAAALNNAKARDWITNDVYWNAILRNTISLTALQGSNKTNVIPAEATAELDIRLLPDTDPVEFMKTLRRIVGDTAVHFTTLLEPKPPLENPIATDLFRAIERASHDRDPNALVTTPMLTAATDRPTYRALGIITYGFDPFKIEASDLQTGMHGNNERISVDNVAFGLKYTYDVLRYVQ; from the coding sequence ATGCCTCGACTTCGTCCGTTCGCTCTCATCCTCGCCGCGAGCGTGTCGTTCAGCCACGGCGAGCGCGCACTCGCGCAGACACCCGTCGACTGGAACGCGCTCACGAATGAGACGGTGCGTGTCCTTTCGGATTACATAAAGATCAATACGACGAATCCGCCCGGTAACGAGCTCCAGGCGGCTCGATTTCTCAAGCAGATTCTCGACAAGGAAGGCATCGAGGCGCGCATTCTCGATACCGCCGAGCTTGCACCCAGCGGCCGCGCAAATCTGTATGCGCGGATCAAAGGAAACGGATCGAAGAAAGCGATCGCGCTGGTGCACCACATGGACGTCGTGCCGGTGACGCCAAGTTTCTGGTCGGTCGATCCATTCGCGGGGCTCGTGAAGGACGGGTACATCTGGGGCCGCGGCACGATCGACATGAAGGGCGAAGGCATCGTGCAGCTCATGACGATGATCGCCATCAAGCGGAGCGGCCTGCCGCTCAGCCGCGACATCGTCTTCATCGGCAACGCCGACGAGGAACTGGGTTCAACCGGCGCGGTGGTGTTCGTCAAGCGCCATCCCGATCTGCTCGAGGACGTCGAGTACCTGATGACCGAAGGCGGCGGCAATCAGGTTGAGCGCGGGAAGCTCGCGTATTACGGCGTGGGCGTCGCCGAGAAGCGCACGTTCTGGCAGCGCGTGAGCGTGCGCGGCACGCCGTCGCACGCGTCGCGCCCGACGAAGCTCAACCCCGTGCCAAAACTCGTGGCGGCGCTCGACAAGATCGCCCGCTACGAGACGCCGCTCCACGCCACGCCGGGCGTCGCGAAATACTTTCACGACATCGCGCGGACGTATCCCGAGCCGCAGCGCACGTGGCTGAGCGACGTCGCGGCGGCTTTAAATAATGCTAAAGCGCGCGACTGGATCACGAACGACGTCTACTGGAACGCCATTCTGCGCAACACGATCTCCCTGACGGCGCTTCAGGGGTCGAACAAGACGAACGTCATCCCGGCCGAAGCCACCGCGGAGCTGGACATTCGGCTGCTGCCGGACACCGACCCCGTGGAGTTCATGAAGACGTTGCGGCGGATCGTCGGCGACACGGCGGTGCATTTCACGACGTTGCTCGAGCCCAAGCCGCCGCTCGAGAATCCGATCGCCACCGATCTCTTTCGGGCCATCGAGCGCGCGTCGCACGATCGCGATCCGAACGCCTTGGTCACGACGCCAATGCTGACCGCCGCCACCGACCGCCCGACCTACCGCGCGCTCGGTATCATCACGTACGGATTCGATCCGTTCAAGATCGAAGCGTCGGACCTGCAAACGGGCATGCACGGCAACAACGAGCGCATCTCGGTCGACAACGTCGCGTTCGGGCTCAAGTACACGTACGACGTGCTGCGGTACGTGCAGTAG
- a CDS encoding pyridoxal-dependent decarboxylase, translating to MGGDLSRDDLVTNGRAILDWIAEYLEHPEKFPVLSRVAPGEIRASLPSSPPRAAEPLETIIGDFESKILPGITHWNHPAFFGYFATSSSIPGILGEMLVSALDVKAMLWKTSPAATELEQVVTDWLRQMLGLSGEWFGITTDTASISSMLALAAAREARPELAIRERGMAGRADLPRLRVYASPHAHSSVDKAALALGLGLENVVKVDDDDEFRMRPEALERAIADDRAQGYLPLACVATVGTTGMTSIDPVPAIAAIAKREGVWLHVDGAYGGMLAIVPEYRFVLDGVEGADSLVVNPHKWLFTPFDCSAFYIKRPDVLKRAFSLVPEYLVTREQDDVVNYMDYGVQLGRRFRALKLWMIIRAFGVDGLADRLREHCELAREFASWVAKSSDWELMAPVPFSLVCFRYTANGLGDDGADRRNEAIMHAVNAGGDVFLSHTKIDGRFTLRLAVGNIRTEKKHVRLAWDRLNEASARLAT from the coding sequence TTGGGGGGCGATCTCTCGCGTGATGACCTCGTAACCAATGGGCGCGCGATCCTCGACTGGATCGCCGAATATCTCGAGCATCCCGAGAAGTTTCCGGTGTTGTCGCGAGTGGCGCCGGGCGAGATACGCGCGTCACTGCCTTCGTCACCACCGCGCGCGGCCGAACCGCTCGAGACGATCATCGGCGATTTCGAGTCGAAGATCCTCCCGGGTATCACGCACTGGAATCATCCGGCATTCTTCGGATACTTCGCGACGTCGTCGTCGATTCCCGGCATTCTCGGCGAGATGCTCGTCTCGGCGCTCGACGTGAAGGCCATGCTGTGGAAGACGTCGCCGGCGGCGACCGAGCTCGAGCAAGTCGTGACCGATTGGTTGCGCCAGATGCTCGGGTTGAGCGGCGAGTGGTTTGGGATCACGACCGACACGGCATCGATTTCGTCGATGCTTGCGCTCGCCGCGGCGCGAGAAGCGCGTCCCGAGCTGGCGATTCGCGAACGAGGCATGGCGGGACGCGCCGATCTTCCGCGGCTTCGCGTTTATGCGTCGCCGCACGCGCACTCGTCCGTCGACAAGGCAGCGCTCGCGCTCGGGCTTGGTCTCGAGAATGTCGTAAAGGTGGATGACGACGACGAGTTCCGCATGCGGCCCGAGGCGTTGGAGCGGGCGATCGCAGACGATCGCGCGCAAGGCTATCTGCCGCTCGCGTGCGTCGCGACGGTGGGCACCACGGGAATGACGAGCATCGATCCCGTGCCCGCCATCGCGGCGATCGCCAAACGCGAAGGCGTTTGGCTGCACGTAGACGGAGCGTACGGCGGCATGCTGGCGATCGTTCCGGAATACCGCTTCGTGCTCGACGGTGTCGAGGGCGCGGATTCGCTCGTCGTGAATCCGCACAAGTGGTTGTTCACGCCGTTCGATTGTTCGGCGTTCTACATCAAACGTCCCGATGTGCTCAAGCGCGCGTTCTCACTCGTGCCCGAGTATCTCGTGACGCGCGAGCAGGACGACGTCGTGAACTACATGGATTACGGCGTCCAGCTCGGGCGCCGGTTCCGCGCGCTCAAGCTGTGGATGATCATCCGTGCGTTCGGCGTCGATGGGCTCGCCGATCGGTTACGTGAACACTGCGAGCTCGCGCGCGAGTTCGCGTCGTGGGTCGCCAAGAGCTCTGACTGGGAACTGATGGCGCCCGTGCCTTTCTCACTCGTTTGCTTCCGCTACACGGCGAACGGATTGGGTGACGACGGGGCCGACCGGCGCAATGAGGCGATCATGCACGCCGTCAACGCCGGCGGCGACGTGTTTCTCTCGCATACGAAGATCGACGGCCGGTTCACGCTGCGGCTCGCGGTCGGAAACATTCGCACTGAAAAGAAGCACGTGCGCCTGGCGTGGGATCGCTTGAACGAGGCCAGTGCTCGCCTCGCTACTTGA
- a CDS encoding ShlB/FhaC/HecB family hemolysin secretion/activation protein, producing MLLPLLSAALCLTFQVAQSGRPDYPRYPRVIDSTRDSVTMRTSQYGEQGRRRPVTEALRSSAFHDATARSMLLAARVARMRQDSALRSYDAMAYERVSAGMSITSIGRNRLIFRHEAASRVRWQQGIGAWVDVKGARTVVPIVHNDEADREIKRESRSEPDLMGAVPYYPGYEPLWVGGGEVARAQVDESEIVNPIADGAEAYYTFESGDSLSFRLPDGTSVHLRELRFRPRQPKWNLVVGSAWLDTRSGQVVRAAYRLSVPIDVWGLVKEENQTGEDDVPGWVMAMMSPMKAELSAIGVEYGLYEGRFWLPRLRVAEGSATVSFMHVPVKMEESFKYASVNGKDTLPPINFGQFSPRARVQVPDSLRGRARRAWIDSATAAQRARARASNDSIRAGLKPRPPMPISACDTSDTRTTTRDPYNGRVRVAMRVPCDPEKLEHSPDLPPSIYDKNEEIFNEKDLEALKAAALSLSAQAPLQFRPSLLPKPTIAYGPSMMRYNRVEGFSFGASVDQQLGGGYSATGIARLGLADLEPNVELGGTRTNFTDSIGARVYNHLVSASDWGHPLSFGSSFSALFFGRDEGFYYRASGVELNGARGTPLGSTRLNWRAFVENQRSAKVRSNFTVNGSGFVPNITSRADTYEGVGARLTNDYGLDPNGLRLFTDLRVEAAHGDSLYGRAALDFTASHGLGRVAAAMTLSGGSSVGGLPPQRRWFLGGSQTIRGQAPDTTQSGNAYWMSRLELGSNDPGIRPSMFGDLGWVGNRSKLSQVGRPMSGVGAGVSFMDGLFRFDVARGLYPRKQYRVDLYLESKF from the coding sequence ATGCTATTGCCGCTCCTCAGTGCCGCGCTGTGTCTGACCTTTCAGGTCGCACAGAGCGGGCGTCCCGACTATCCGCGCTATCCGCGGGTCATCGACAGCACGCGCGACTCCGTCACGATGCGAACCTCGCAGTACGGGGAGCAGGGTCGCCGGCGGCCGGTGACAGAAGCGCTTCGCTCCAGCGCGTTTCACGATGCGACGGCGCGGAGCATGTTGCTTGCAGCGCGCGTCGCGCGAATGCGACAGGACTCGGCGCTCCGCTCATATGACGCGATGGCGTACGAACGCGTGTCCGCGGGGATGAGCATCACCAGCATCGGCCGAAACCGCTTGATCTTCCGTCACGAAGCCGCGTCACGGGTTCGTTGGCAGCAAGGCATTGGCGCGTGGGTGGATGTCAAAGGCGCGCGCACGGTGGTTCCAATCGTCCACAATGACGAGGCGGATCGCGAGATCAAACGTGAGTCGCGGAGCGAGCCCGACCTGATGGGCGCCGTTCCGTACTATCCCGGTTACGAGCCATTGTGGGTGGGCGGCGGCGAGGTTGCGCGCGCGCAAGTCGATGAGAGCGAGATCGTCAATCCGATCGCCGACGGCGCTGAGGCGTACTACACCTTCGAGAGCGGCGATTCGCTGAGCTTCCGGCTTCCGGACGGTACGAGCGTGCATTTGCGAGAGCTTCGTTTCCGGCCGCGCCAACCGAAGTGGAATCTGGTCGTGGGCTCGGCGTGGTTGGATACGCGATCCGGACAAGTCGTGCGCGCCGCGTATCGCTTATCGGTGCCGATCGATGTCTGGGGCCTGGTCAAGGAGGAGAATCAAACCGGCGAAGACGATGTCCCAGGGTGGGTCATGGCCATGATGTCGCCCATGAAAGCCGAGCTGTCGGCGATCGGCGTCGAGTATGGGTTGTATGAGGGGCGCTTCTGGCTGCCTCGGCTGCGCGTTGCCGAAGGAAGCGCGACCGTATCCTTCATGCACGTGCCGGTGAAGATGGAAGAGAGTTTCAAGTACGCGAGCGTGAACGGCAAGGACACCTTGCCGCCGATCAATTTCGGGCAGTTTTCGCCGCGCGCCCGGGTGCAAGTACCCGATTCGCTGAGGGGCCGGGCGCGCCGCGCATGGATCGATTCCGCCACGGCCGCGCAGCGCGCACGAGCGCGCGCGTCGAACGATTCCATTCGAGCCGGTCTCAAGCCGCGCCCGCCGATGCCGATATCGGCGTGCGACACGTCCGACACGCGAACGACGACACGCGATCCCTACAACGGCCGAGTGCGCGTCGCGATGCGCGTTCCGTGCGATCCGGAAAAGCTCGAGCATTCACCCGACTTGCCCCCGTCGATCTATGACAAGAATGAAGAGATCTTCAATGAGAAAGATCTCGAAGCGCTCAAGGCCGCCGCGCTGTCGCTGAGCGCGCAGGCGCCGCTCCAATTCCGGCCCTCGTTGCTGCCCAAGCCGACCATCGCGTACGGGCCGTCGATGATGCGGTACAATCGCGTCGAGGGCTTCTCGTTCGGCGCATCGGTCGATCAGCAGCTCGGGGGCGGATACAGTGCCACCGGCATCGCGCGACTGGGGCTTGCCGATCTGGAGCCGAACGTGGAGCTCGGCGGAACGCGGACGAATTTCACCGACTCGATCGGTGCGCGCGTGTACAACCATCTCGTGTCGGCGAGCGATTGGGGACATCCGCTGAGCTTCGGCAGCTCGTTCTCCGCGCTCTTCTTCGGGCGCGATGAAGGATTCTACTATCGGGCGTCCGGCGTCGAGCTGAACGGCGCGCGCGGCACGCCGCTCGGCTCGACGCGTCTCAATTGGCGCGCGTTCGTGGAAAACCAGCGCTCGGCGAAGGTGCGCTCCAACTTCACCGTGAACGGTTCGGGCTTCGTGCCGAACATCACGTCGCGTGCCGATACGTACGAAGGCGTTGGTGCTCGGTTGACGAACGATTACGGCCTCGATCCCAACGGCTTGCGGCTGTTCACCGATCTGCGCGTCGAAGCCGCGCACGGCGACTCGCTCTATGGCCGCGCGGCGCTGGACTTCACGGCGTCGCACGGTCTCGGGAGAGTCGCCGCCGCGATGACGCTTTCGGGCGGGAGCTCGGTCGGGGGACTGCCGCCGCAGCGGCGTTGGTTCCTCGGCGGGTCGCAGACGATTCGAGGACAGGCGCCCGACACGACGCAAAGCGGCAATGCCTATTGGATGTCGCGACTCGAGCTTGGCTCGAACGACCCGGGAATTCGGCCCAGTATGTTCGGCGATCTGGGGTGGGTAGGTAACCGGTCGAAGTTGAGCCAGGTCGGCCGGCCGATGAGCGGTGTGGGGGCGGGCGTTTCGTTCATGGACGGGTTGTTCCGGTTCGACGTGGCGCGCGGGTTGTATCCGCGGAAGCAGTACCGGGTGGACCTGTATCTCGAGTCCAAGTTTTGA
- a CDS encoding ABC transporter permease, protein MSERGKQGKRDDRGDRGSLAQLVGVRFKEYTREPEALFWSFGFPILLAIGLGIAFRSKPPDIVHVAVANTDSRAAGIAASLKRDKGLAVDLLAADTAATALQTGRVALVATPAADGGVTYQFDNTRPDARDARMMVDDALQRGAGRADPVRVSERQVREAGARYIDFVIPGLLGMTIMGGGIWGLGFSIVDQRRKNLLKRLVATPMSRAEYLLSYIISRLVMLTIEAGVLLTFSRLFFGVPMRGSIFAVAVITVVSALAFGGLGLLIASRSKTIEGVSGLMNLTMLPMWVLSGVFFSSENFPHAVQPFIKALPLTATNDALRASMLRGTALPALWPQFAILAAWMIVCFMVALRVFRWR, encoded by the coding sequence ATGAGTGAACGAGGTAAACAGGGTAAGCGGGATGATCGAGGCGATCGGGGCTCGCTGGCGCAGCTCGTCGGGGTGCGTTTCAAGGAGTACACGCGCGAACCGGAAGCGTTGTTCTGGTCGTTCGGCTTTCCCATTCTGCTGGCCATCGGACTCGGCATCGCGTTTCGGAGCAAGCCGCCTGACATCGTGCATGTCGCCGTGGCGAATACGGACTCGCGAGCCGCGGGCATCGCGGCGTCGTTGAAGCGCGACAAGGGACTCGCTGTGGACCTGCTTGCGGCCGATACCGCCGCCACTGCGCTTCAGACGGGACGCGTGGCGCTGGTTGCCACGCCCGCCGCCGACGGCGGCGTCACGTACCAGTTCGATAACACGCGGCCCGACGCGCGCGACGCGCGGATGATGGTCGATGACGCGCTGCAGCGCGGCGCGGGTCGCGCCGATCCCGTTCGCGTGAGTGAGCGACAGGTGCGCGAAGCGGGCGCGCGCTATATCGATTTCGTCATCCCCGGCCTGCTCGGCATGACGATCATGGGCGGCGGCATCTGGGGACTCGGTTTCTCGATCGTCGATCAGCGGCGTAAGAATCTGCTCAAGCGGCTCGTGGCGACTCCCATGTCGCGCGCCGAGTATCTCTTGTCGTACATCATTTCGCGGCTGGTGATGCTGACGATCGAAGCCGGCGTGCTACTGACGTTCTCGAGATTGTTCTTCGGCGTGCCCATGCGTGGTTCGATCTTCGCGGTCGCGGTCATTACCGTCGTCTCCGCGCTCGCGTTCGGCGGACTCGGCTTGCTCATCGCGTCGCGCTCCAAGACCATCGAGGGCGTGTCCGGCCTCATGAACCTCACCATGCTGCCCATGTGGGTGTTGTCCGGCGTGTTCTTCTCGTCGGAGAATTTTCCGCACGCCGTGCAGCCGTTCATCAAGGCGCTGCCGCTCACCGCGACGAACGACGCGTTGCGGGCGAGCATGCTGCGTGGTACGGCGCTGCCCGCATTGTGGCCTCAATTCGCGATTCTCGCGGCGTGGATGATCGTGTGCTTCATGGTCGCGTTGCGCGTCTTCCGCTGGAGGTGA
- a CDS encoding ABC transporter ATP-binding protein: protein MPISATAAAAPALFVENLRKSFGNVHAVAGLDLTVAPGECFGLLGPNGAGKTTTIEICEGLLAPDSGRVELLGMQWDHHEHELRERLGIQLQETQLADKLTVEETVRLFRSFYTSGRTVDEVIRLVQLEEKRDGRVGKLSGGQKQRLALACAIVGDPDLLFLDEPTTGLDPQSRRQLWDLITEFKSLGRTIILTTHYMDEAEILCDRVAIVDHGKVIALGTPLELIRSLGAEHVVEFALAPGSTPLDTEALRALEGARTARTVTGGYELQVSALHRAVPALLSFIAQRGAEMTQLTTHSASLEDVFVSLTGRQLRDE, encoded by the coding sequence ATGCCTATTTCCGCGACCGCCGCCGCCGCGCCCGCGTTGTTCGTCGAGAATCTTCGAAAGTCGTTCGGTAACGTCCACGCGGTCGCGGGGCTCGACCTCACGGTCGCACCGGGCGAATGCTTTGGCCTGCTGGGGCCCAACGGCGCCGGAAAAACGACGACCATCGAGATCTGCGAAGGGCTGCTGGCGCCCGACTCGGGGCGCGTCGAGCTGCTCGGCATGCAGTGGGACCACCATGAGCACGAGCTTCGTGAGCGTCTTGGTATTCAACTTCAGGAAACGCAGCTCGCCGACAAGCTGACGGTGGAAGAGACGGTGCGGCTGTTTCGCAGCTTCTACACATCGGGCCGCACCGTCGACGAGGTCATTCGCCTCGTTCAGCTCGAAGAGAAGCGCGACGGTCGCGTGGGCAAGCTGTCCGGCGGCCAGAAGCAGCGCCTGGCGCTCGCGTGCGCCATCGTCGGCGATCCCGACCTCCTCTTTCTCGACGAGCCCACCACCGGTCTCGATCCGCAGTCCCGACGGCAGCTCTGGGATTTGATCACGGAATTCAAATCGCTCGGCCGCACGATCATTCTGACGACGCACTACATGGACGAAGCGGAGATACTCTGCGACCGCGTCGCCATCGTCGATCACGGAAAGGTCATCGCCCTCGGCACACCGCTCGAGCTCATTAGATCGCTGGGCGCCGAGCATGTGGTGGAGTTCGCGCTTGCGCCGGGGAGCACGCCGCTGGACACCGAGGCGTTGCGCGCGCTCGAGGGGGCGCGCACCGCGCGAACGGTGACCGGCGGGTACGAGCTGCAGGTCAGTGCATTGCATCGCGCGGTGCCGGCGCTCTTGTCGTTCATCGCGCAGCGCGGCGCGGAAATGACGCAACTCACCACGCATTCCGCTTCACTCGAGGACGTGTTCGTGTCGCTCACGGGGAGACAGCTTCGCGATGAGTGA